In Ovis canadensis isolate MfBH-ARS-UI-01 breed Bighorn chromosome 11, ARS-UI_OviCan_v2, whole genome shotgun sequence, the DNA window CAGTGCATGCTGGTTGTGATcttgttgtttgcttttaatcCTGAACCTTCGGTGGGAGAAAGAAGGCCCCAGAGGTTAATAGGGACCAAGGAACCCCGGGGGAGCCGTCCCCTGGCGGGTGAGGCAGGTGGAGCCCAGCAGTGCAAGGCACCTACTGCCAAACAGGGCAGGTGCCACACCCTGAAGCCCTGGCATCAGCTTGAGAGCTCTGGCACAAGGCCCAGCAAAGACCTCCGAGGATGGCCTTTCCAAGGGGTACCCACCTTTCCAAGAGGCCACTGGTAGTGGCCCGAGTGAGAACTTTCTCTGGATGGGTGATGACGGGCCCCCTTCCGAGGGGCTAAGGCAGCACCTCCACCCTGGGGGGATGGTTTCTAGTCATCAGAAGTCATCCAAGGCGGATGCTAGTCAATATGGCATTGACAGGGCTACTGCTGCCTGGTGACGTGAGGCTGGGAAGAGGGGCGACGCTCCAGAGGCTGTGCAGGATTTTCTTGTTGGACTCTCTAAGCAGAGATCAGCCCTGAGGCCACCCAGGTGGAGTCCCCAAATCCCTTCCATGCTGACCTCTGGCCAGAGTGTCCAGGGCCCCTCTGAGAAAGCCCTGTGCAAAGGGCTGAGATCAGGGCAACTGGTGGGAATCCCCCTGAGACTCTGGCCACGCCAATCAAGGCAGCTGCCTGCCCTGCTGCACAAAGTCCTTGGGATAGAGGGGCAGCTCCTATCTTTGGGGGCCTAGATATTTATGGTAGGGAAGAGggcaggcgggggtggggggcccagAGGCCTCTTTCAGAAGAAAGGGCAAGGGGACCCTGGGGGTAGTGACCAAGGCCTCTTTCCACCCAGAAAGCACTCATTCCCAGTGGTACTGGCTGAACTCTATTTGAGCTTGGGAATTCCCAGCTTAGGGCCGGTCCCAGGCTCAGACCCTGGAGCTAGACCAGGGGCATTCTGGGAAGTGTAGTCCTTTGGGAGTTGAGAGGGCCTGCTGGGAtttcggggggtggggtgggcatccCATCAAGAGCAagcaaaaaagcagagacagcaaaggagattaCTCTGACCCTAATCCCAAGGTGGAAGTCTGACATTCCTGGGAAATGGCTGAACTTAAGACATCTGCCCTGAAAAGACACCAGCCAATATTGGATTCCAGCCTCAGATCACACCCTCAGTGGTTTCCCTGAACAAACTGTCTGGAGCTCTTATTTTGGTGAGGAGATCTGGGAACTCCCCAGAGAGGAAAGACCCGGCCTGAATTCCCCAATGCCTTTCTTCCTCTGGCAGCTGCCTCCAGACCGCAGGAGAGACAGGGGTGCTACCTGCCGTCCTCCCGGAGAGGCTGCAGCGCATCCCGCACACTCTCGCACATTATTTATGCTCACAGCCCGCGCTGATGACATATGTAAGTTGACAGCGAACATCCTATCAACTTGCTGGAGTGTATCTTGATTGTTAAAACACACTCTTAAAGGTGTACGATCATTTATCAAATTAAAATAGCGGCGCCTTGCCTGTCCCTTTTCTGCCTTCCCTGACCACTCCCCTGCAGCCTCCCTCCTTCTCCGGCCTCCTGGGCATCCTGCCCTTGTACCCAGGCCCTGCTCctctggtggggtggggggcggagaaCCCTGCCCCTGCTTCCAGGGACCCAGACTCAgtaccccctccccatcccaccccaggcCAGGGCAAGCCCACTAATCGCCAAGAAGTGACAAATGCCAGAAGCCCCACCAATTAAATCTAAACTCAAGCAAAGCTCAGTGGccagtaaattattatttttattagcttGAACCAAGTTCCCGTAAGAGAGAAAGTCAACTTGCTCCCATGAATGGCTcttgtataatttatttaactctGTGCTCTTTGCCAAAGCCTGGAATATTTTTAGCTCGTTCTGTTGTTGGATTTGGcttttttatgtgtgtttctgagGGGTATTTTTAGCTCCCTCCATGTTATTCTAACAGCCTCCTGTGCGTTTTGTCCTGTCTGTGCGGGCTGTTGAACCCAGTCTCACAGCAGACGAGGGAGATTTCTAAGAATAAACGGGAGCATTTGGGGGTGATTTGGGATCCGCACAAGGCCACTCCCTGCCTCTATGGCTAATTTGCTTTAGTGCTCACGTGACCTGGATATTCCTATAGGAATATCCCTGTAGGAATAATCAGACATGGGGGCAGTACAAGCCCCACTGAGAAAAAACCCACATTCCAAAAATGGCTTCGTTGGGGTGGGTGAGGCGGCCGCAGCCTGGCCAGTCCACGCGGCCGCCGGATTCTGGGCTCCACAGGGCAGCCGTGGCTTTGATGTTTGCTTCTGCCACTTACAGAGCAGGACGGGTAGAGTCTTCGGAAAGTAACTCTTTTCACACCTACTTAATGTTGGTAACGGTTGCCGAAACACTCCATCGTGTCATTGAGTTAACGAGGTATTTAcgaaattgtattttttttcctatacgaAAAAATATCACATGAGAAAGGAGGGGGATCCTTTGATGGGGTCTTTTCACACCAGGAAATtatcttccccaccccaccccccactgcgtttttctttttgagattgAGGATCAGAAGCACTTTTAGCAGGAGAGAAGTTTGTGGTTCTCCCACCAGAAGGAACCTGCCGCCCTGTATACTCCCAACAACAACCACaggcccagggcacctggcttcCAGGCCAGACCATTTACACGCCAAAGAAGCCAAGAGAAGGGGTGGAGAGGAGAACCCACCCGCAGTCACATTGCTGAAACCTCCGCCTTGCTTGGGTGGAGACCCAGTGATTCTCCTTTGGCCCCAAGGGCAACACACAGAGAAGGATGAAGGGCAGTAGCTGTAGCTGACGGCTGGAAGAGGGGGCGGGGACCCGGCTTCTCCCGGGCAGGGCTGCCTCCTACTAGACGGGCTCCCTCCGAGGAGAGGCGCGATCCCCAATCGCTCCAGGCAGTAGCGCTGATGAAAAATCTTGGGTTGGTGTATTGTCGATTTTCATTCCCCCCGCCCTAGATTTCACAGCTTTGCCTCCGGACCATCTGTATTAGAGACAAAATCTAACACTGCACTAAAAATAATGATTCCAAACATTCTAATTGCACCTTTTGGTGACAAGGTTACTGGAACAGCACTTTACCATAAAACCCTACAGCCCAATGATAAAGCTATCCGcactttcatttttagaaaaacaacGGGAGAAGCCCTGGAGCCCAACTTCCCAACGGGGTCCTTCAAGCTGACATTTTGAAAGCGCTGGGTGGGGGCAGCACTGGAGGAGTGCAGGGAGGGAGACCTTggcccaggctgggggtgggccAAGACGAGGAATCCTGAGGCCAGGGACTCGATCTCCGGTGGCTGGATCCTACTCCCATGTTAGAGCCGAACAAATAGGAAGAAGCTCGGTGCAATTTTCCTTTCAGCTGGATAGTcagtggagggaggggtgggctgggctgCTGCAGCCTGGCTTATGGACCTGAGGCCGTCACGGAAATGGGAAGAAAGTCCGCCAAACTGGCCATTTTGAAATCCGCACACgagatgcaaaaagaaaaaaaaaaatttaacttaattatactttttcctttttaaactagATCATATATAGGTACAGACCAAAGCAAAGTAGTCTGaggtataattcttttttttttcttttaattgatgtAGCTAAATTTTAAAACCAATACAAGATCCTGGTTTTCAGCAATTTCAAAAGCCTTTCAGCGGCAGATGTTTCTAGCTGGACGCCCTCTAGGCCAGCCTTCCCATCACAAATGGGTTGAACATCTCCAGGCACAATAGATCTCTCTGGTCCCCCAGGGAGGTAGAAGCAGCTTCCAGGAGCAGCAGACATGTGGGCCCCCAGTTGCCCCCTCTGAGGGTACCCTGGGGACCTCCAGTGAGCTCTAGAACACTCTGCATATGGGGGAGGTGAGTAGGGTTTGGGTCAAGGACACAGACCAGGCCAGCGCCCACCTGATTTCTCCAGTCCCTCCATGGCCTACGATCCAAGAACCACATGGTCAAACTTGGAATGAGCCAGACAATGCTTCGGGTCACCCAGACCCTGTTCCCACCTGGCCTGGTGGTGCCTGCATCTGGATATAAGAGCAGAAAGCAGAAATGGCGGCTGACCAGGATCTCGTGAGGGGTGTGGGCTGTTGAATAGGGACAAGGGAGGCAGCAGTGACTTAAACTGATGGGGAATCCAGCCTGGCCatgccccaccaccaccaccgccccagCCCCCAGGAGGGCATGGCCCCAGCCTGCCTGTGCACTACTGGGACAGCCTTGGTGTCAGGGGCCCTTCTGAACCCTTGCTTCTGTTACCCTCCAGGCTAGAGGGCATGGCATACGGCAtgacggggtggggggggggcggggggtgcatCCAGAAAGGACTAGGGACGCTGTGGCACTGTCTCTACCGCTACCAGCCCCCAACCACAGCCCCTCAGTGTGAGCTGAGCTGGGCAGGCAGCATCTCCAATGCAGGAGCAGGAGAGACAACCACAGGGACCGTAAGGACAGATATTTAAAATCACTGATTGCCCAGGCAAGTGCTTTTGCTCTTTTGAGTTATAAATCTATAAGAGGAAAGAAgcaaggaagagggaagagcGAGGCAGAGGAAAAACGCAGCCTTGCAGAAGGCTCACACTGGAAGAGGAAACGAGGGCGAAGTGCTGATTCCAGGAGAAGGCTGAGTCCAGCCCCTCCACTCCTAGCTTGCTCTAACTTTTTGAATCTCATGTGGTAAATGCTAAAAGCCCATTAGTAATTAAGCAATTTctcgtttttttttctttttaggaaatttatgtttttctttctgactgccCTCCCTTCTGACATTTTCCCTTCTAGCCTGACTCTGCCATCCGTTTTAATCCACACACTAATTGTAATCCCATTAAAGCAGATATAATTTTATTAGTATTCACAGTTCATCAAGCTAGCAATAATAACTGTTACTGccaaattaacaacaacaacaaaaaaagaggcaAACAACATTTCTAATGTTTAAAACAAACTGTAAACAAAAGCAAGCCAACCTTCCAGGGTGACCAGCGGGTCCCCAAACGCGCAGCCACTCAGGCTTCCTGCAAGCTCAGCCGGCGCTGGCCAGTGACCTCCAGGGTCTCGGCGAGGTAGAGGCCCCTTTGCCACCCTCTGCCTGCCCCTGCTTCTCCTCTGACCTGGCTCGACAGTAGTATCGAAGCCACCCCAGAGGGGGACCGCTCTGGAGATCTGCGTCAGCTCTGCCAAGGAACAGCTCTCTCCCGGGAGAGGTCTGGAGTGCAGGGAGGCCCCAGCTCTCTTCTCTTGGAGCAAATCTGCGGCGAACTCGCCTGCACCGAAATCCGGCAGCGGCCCCCGCGCCGCCCCCAGCCGAGCCGGCGCCGGCGCTGCCCTCCCGCAGGCCGAGAGGCTGGGCCACGATCTGGCCACGCTTTGTCCGGCTTTAGCAGGATACCAGAGGCACTTGTTAAAGCAAATGCATCCCCTGCAAACCCATTCTCGCCCTGACACTTCAAGGCTTTATATAGAAACAGGATTTGCTCGTCTTACACCAGCAGTCCCTATTAACGCTCACCCCGCGCACACACCGCCCTAATCCGAGAGGCCGCGGCACTCCCCTCCCCAAGTCACAACAGCCGTTTTTGTTCCCGCAGAAAGTGGCCTCGTTGTCCCAGCCCCGGAATGTCTTAAGGATGTGAATGCAGAATGCAGAAATGAGGTTTCCGCGGAATTTAGTTCTTCggcaggaaggggtgggggagggtgcagGGGAGGAAAGGCTTTATTTTTAGCCGGCTCCGGGGCTGCCCCTCCGAGACCCTGGGGGACCCCGGGGAAGGGCGCTCTAAACCGCGATGATCCGGCTCGGGGGGCCCCCGCAGGACGCGCGGGCCGCCACCGGTGCCGGAGCAGGGAAATGAAACCGAAGGCTTCTCCGCAAACGCTCGAAGAGAGGAGGGGCAGGCTCCCATCCGACCCTCGACCGTCCCCACCTCGCGGCAGGGTCTCCTCTCCCGCGCCCGCCCGGCCGGCACTGACCTGTGTGCGAAGCCATGGGCAGCGGCGATGGGAAGTACTTTCCGGGCTGGAAGTGAGCGGGGGGCTGCGCGGCGGGCCCGGGCGGGGCGaggcgcgcggcggcggcggcgctgcGGTGGCCCAGGCTTCCGCGCTCCGACAGCAGATGAGGCGGCGGTGCGAAGTCGCGGCCATCCATGccgggccccggccccggcccgccgccgcctcccgggAGCAGCACGGCCGGGGCCCGGGGGCGGCTCGGCGCGCGGGTGGCGCGCAGGCGGCGCGGAGGAGGCGGTGTCTGGGGTcaccggcggcggcggcggcggcggggccggtCAGCACGCGGGCGGACTGGGCTCCTCGGCGGGCGGCCGCGTGCCGAGCCGGCAGCCGCCGTGCGGATCCATAGTCTGCGGATGCAAGCAGAGGAGACTAGGTGACTTGGGGGTTCGGCTCGCCTGGGGgtccccgcccccacccgccaGCCTGCCACCCTTCCCACCCCGCCGGCCCGAGTCCCGCCAGGCCGGGCGGCCGGGCCCCGAGCGCCCAGCGCGTCTCCCCGCTGCACGCGCGCGCGTGGGCCACCCGGGTCGCCCCGATCCCCCCGCGCACACGCACCGTCCCTGCCACGCTCGGTCCGGAGGAGCCTGAGGGAACCCGGCCGTACTGCTCGCCGCTTCCCCTTCGCGGGCCCCTGCGGCGAGGGCACCGCGGCGAAAGGCTGCTGGCTCCGTTGGGTGATAAAAACCCAAATCTGCGAAGCCatcacgcatacacacacacacacacacacacacacacacacacacacacacacacacagagacacacacacgcacaccctctcccctcccccgctGCCCAAAGGTGTCTCTGAGGAAAGGCCTGGGGTCCacgcttttttcttctctctccattcCGAGGTCCAGCTTTTACTGCATTCTGCTTAACCGAATAACCATGCTAATTAAGCGAGTAATTTTATTGATTGTAactcgagttttttttttttataaccttccttttctcccctctcccatcccccccccccatgCGTCTTTTGGTCCATTCTTTTGAACCCGCcgctcctccctcccacccctgccccgccaCAGCCCTAACAGGACCAAGCCCCCACCCCGCAATGCCGAGCTTGGACCCCGGGCCAGCTCCCCGAGCCCCAGGGGCTCTACGTCCGCCGGCGGCGTCACCTGGGCCGCCACGCCGCAGTGCCCGGCCGGCCGTCCCGGAGCCGGGAGCTTCCTAGCGAGGCTCAATCACCCCGCCCCCCGGTGAAATTCGCCCAGGATCTTCCTCTGTGGATTGGGGCTTTGGTGGGGGCCTCTTTGAGAGTCAGAAATTGTTCTTCCTCAACGCTCCAAATCGGCCACGAATTTCTCCCTTCGGCGCCTGCCCCAGGTCGCCAGCTGAGCCGAGGCCGTTCTCCGCACGGCCCGGGGACGTGGGGTTTGCGACGCCGGGCTCGGCCTTAGGGCCGCGGACAACTGGCCCGGCCCAGGGCAACCTTCGCCAATGCCCAGGTCCCAGCGGACCCCTGGCCTCCCCTCGTCCACCTCCACCTCTCGGCTGAGCCATTTGTAATgtcccccacctcccttctcttccACCCCCACCCAAAGCGGAGAGTCCACTCCGAGGCGAAATTGGGGACAATTTCAGACGCTGAGTGTGAAACGACGACGCAAGCAACATAAACTGAACAGCTGTGCTCCCTCGTGGACCTCTTTCATTTTGCACATTTCTCATTTCCTCAATCTGCATTGTTTTAACGTTTGATATCACTTCGAACAAAAGGGAGATGGGCAGGCTCAACATTCTTAACTGTGAACTTTGCAGAAAGTCTtcggattttttaaaaaagtcgtCCCACAGTGACAACAAAGCGATTAAGATGTTTTCCATTTTGTGAATACCATTTTAAATTACTATATTTAATGCTACAGGTTCTACACGTCTTATTTGCAGACTGTTTTGTGTTTGATTTAATCTATAACCAAAAACATAATGTATTAAGCGAATACATATTTGCTCAGCTGATaagctttttaatatttattcggAGAGCTTTTGCATTGTAAATAAACGGGACCTACACAAAGAGTTCTCTTTGTCTCTCAACTTCCTACAAAGGGGTTTTGGGCTTCCTCTCCT includes these proteins:
- the LOC138415331 gene encoding collagen alpha-1(XVII) chain-like, whose amino-acid sequence is MPGPGPGPPPPPGSSTAGARGRLGARVARRRRGGGGVWGHRRRRRRRGRSARGRTGLLGGRPRAEPAAAVRIHSLRMQAEETSPNRTKPPPRNAELGPRASSPSPRGSTSAGGVTWAATPQCPAGRPGAGSFLARLNHPAPR